From Polynucleobacter sp. AP-Sving-400A-A2:
ATATGGTCGTTTTGCTGTGCAGATCTTTTTGGTGTTGGGTGGTTATTTGGCGGCTAAGTCACTCACGCGTGCAAAAGATTTAAAAAATCCACACATTCTCCTCAGGACGATTTTCAATCGTTATATACGATTATTTACTCCTTATTTAGTTGCGTTAATTATTACTATTACTTGCGCATGGCTTGCACGTTTTTGGGTTCAAGATGAATTTGTTGGAGAGTCAGAAACCTTAGGGCAATTTCTAGCGCATTTATTTTTCCTTCAGGGCATTTTAGGTTTAGATTCAATTTCTGCTGGCATATGGTATGTGGGAATAGATTGGCAGCTATATGCTATCTTGGCGATCCTCTTAGGCATGTTTCCTGCCTTTAGATCCGCAATCTGGATTTTGGCTGTGGTCTGCGTTTTATCTTTGTTGTACTTCAATAGACATGGTGAATATGAAAATTATTTTATTTACTTCATGGGTCCTTATGGTTTGGGCGTACTAGCACAGCTTTGCAAAAACTATCCCGATCGATTGATTAATCGCCTTGCCAGCATACTAATGATAGTAATTGGGGTTGCTATTGTTATTGGCAGTTTCCAGCAGATTTGGTTTCGTAATCTTCTGGCTTATGTTGTGGCGATTACGCTAGTCTTTTGGGGTGATTGGGCATATCTTGATCGATGGCGTGAAAAGAAAAATTCACGAATGCACAAGTTGGTGAATGCCATCTTATGGAGCAGCAGAAGGTCGTACTGCGTTTTTTTAATACACTTCTGTTTTATTTTGCTGGCTAATACGATTTATATCAGCTGGGGCATGAGTCAGCACCATGATGGCGCAATGGCGATCGCCCTGATGTTTTTTTCTATTGTGGCAAGTTGGCAGGCTGCTAATTATCTCTATCGATGGGTGGAACTACCATCTAGGAGAATTAAATTCTAAAGTCCCATTTCTTTTAAGACGCGAAAGATTTCACGATAAGCCTTAGGAGGTTTATTGCTTTCTTTTTCCTTGCGCGCATTACGAATGAGCGTGCGCATATTCTGGATGTCCATATCGGGATATTGCTCAATCATCTTCGTAAAGGTTTCGTCATTTGCGATTAGGCGATCACGATAAGACTCTAGATGATGCAGCTTTGCAGTCTCTGCTTTGCTAACACCCTGAATTGCATCCAAGCGCTTTTGAATCGCATCGAGCTCTTCCGAATCCAAAAAGCGCATGAGCTTGCCAAGGTACTGCTTATGACGACGAATCGCCTCAAAACTCTTAATCTTGTTGGTTTCCGCAATGGAGGCTTTAATAGCCTCATCCATAGGTATGGTCTTTAAGGCATCACTGCTAAGCGCTGCTAGAACTTCAGCTAGCTTTTGGCGCTCAGTCATCAAGCGCTTTAGCTCGGATTTGCTGGGCCCATCATCAAGATCATCTTTTTTGGGGGTGCGGTTCTTTTCATTGACATGCATGGTGGTATTTTAGACAGGTATTTACCGTTTCTAGCTGAATCGTCTAATTTCTTCTTATGGGGAGATTTGGTAAATAATGGAGTTTACAAATGGGCGTCTATATAACTAAAGATATGAGCACAACAAGCCATCAAAATACCTACGACTACATCATCATCGGCGCTGGCAGCGCGGGTTGCATGTTGGCCAAGCGCCTGACTGAGAATCCCGCTAAACGGGTTCTTTTAATTGAGGCTGGTAAGAACGATAACTACATCTGGATACATATACCGGTTGGCTACCTATATTGCATCGATAACCCAAGAGCAGATTGGCGTTTTAAGACTGCTGCCGAAAAAGGCCTAAACGGACGCTCACTCCTCTATCCACGTGGTCGTGTTTTGGGTGGCTGCTCATCTATCAACGGCATGATCTACATGCGCGGACAAGAGGGTGACTACGCATCTTGGGTTAAAGCCACTGGTGATGACTCTTGGTCTTGGCAAAATGCATTGCGTCGATACAAATCATTTGAGGATTATCACGGCTCCGCAAATCAGTGGCATGGCAAAGGCGGGGAGTGGACTGTATCTCAGCAGCGTTTGCGCTGGCCCATCATGGACGTCTTTAGAGAAGCTGCAGTACAAGCAGGCATACCAGTATCAGATGACTTTAACCAGGGCGATAATTTTGGGGTAGGTTACTTCGATGTCAGTCAGCGCAAAGGTTGGCGTCTCAATACCTCCAAAGCATTTTTGCGTGATGCTGCTAAGCGATCTAACCTCACTGTCCTTACTGAAGCGATGGTCAATAAATTATTGATTGATCCAAGCTCTAAAAATTGCTACGGCGTGCAATATATTCAGGATGGCAAAACAGTAGACGTTCATTGCAGCAATCAAAATCCTGATTCTCAAGGCGAGGTGATTTTGAGTGCAGGCGCCATTGGCAGCGTGCAAGTTCTAGAGCGCTCGGGTATTGGATCAGCTGCGCATCTAAATAAACTAGGCATTCCTGTCATTGCAGATTTACCTGGCGTAGGTGAAAACTTACAAGACCACTTGCAGTTGCGCATGATCTACAAAGTCAATGGCATTAAGACCCTCAATACCAAAGCGAACTCTTTATTAGGCAAGCTCATGATTGGCATGGAGTACGTGTTGAAGCGCTCTGGCCCGATGTCGATGGCTCCATCTCAGTTGGGCGCATTTGCATACAGCTCACCTGAGCAGCCTTCAGCCAATTTGGAATATCACGTACAGCCACTATCACTAGAAAAGTTCGGCGAAGATTTACATTCCTTTAATGCAATTACTGCCAGCGTTTGTAACTTGCGACCAAGCTCTCGCGGTACTGTACACATTAGCTCGATCGATCCAGAAGCGCCCCCAGTCATTGCGCCAAATTATTTATCTACCGACGTGGATCGCAAAGTAGCAGCAGACGCATTGCGTCTCACACGCAAGATTGTGGAGAGTCCTGCGCTCAAACCGTACACGCCAGATGAGTACAAGCCAGGCAAACAATATCAAAGCGATGAAGAACTGATTAAAGCTGCCGGTGACATTGGCACAACAATTTTTCATCCTGTAGGCACTTGCAAGATGGGGCGCGATGATGATCCGATGGCAGTGCTGGATTCGCAATTACGAGTTAGGGGCATTCATCATCTGAGGGTGGTTGATGCATCTGCAATGCCAACAATTACCTCTGGTAATACTGCGGCGCCCACCATGATGATTGCGCAACGCGCTGCTGAACTGCTTACTGGTGAGTAGTTCAAAAACATTAGGAAGTACACAGTTACATCCCGGGCTCCCTGCGAGCCATCTATTGTTAGCGCTCGCCATCGTTGCCGTTTGGGGAACTAACTTTGTAGTGATCAAGATTTCTCTTGAGAGCTTTCCACCATTTTTATTCGCTGCCCTGCGATATATTTTTGCTTTATTGCCAGTAGTATTTTTTATGCCTAAACCCAAGGTCTCTTGGACTAACCTGTGCATCTATGGTTTGGCAACTGGGGTAGGGCAGTTCGGCGTGATGTACTTCGCGATTGATGGGCTTATCTCCCCTGGGCTTGCATCATTGGTAATTCAGACGCAGGTATTTTTTACGATTGGCTTTGCGATGTTCTTCGCAAAAGAAAGTCTGAGGCTTTATCAGGCAGTGGCCGTAGCGGTAGCAATGACGGGTTTGGTCATCATTGCTCTGCACACCGATGCTATGACGACTTTCCTGGGCCTGGCCTTAGTGGTGTTTGCCGGCCTCTCTTGGGGGGTTGCCAATACGGTGAGTCGCAGGGCTGGAGCCATCAATATGCTGTCCTATGTAGTTTGGGCAAGTGCGTTCTCGATACCCCCTTTACTCATCATTTCCCTTATCTTTGAGGGCGGTGCCACTCATTTATGGGGGGTCACTCTAGTGGCCCCCATGGGTGCTTGGATTGGGGTGCTCTGGCAGGCATGGGCTAATACCCTGTTTGGCTATGCCGCCTGGGGTTGGCTGCTCTCAAAGCATCCAGCGGCCATAGTAGCCCCCGCCCCCTTGCTGGTACCCATCTTTGGGATGGGGGCGTCAGCTTTTTTCTTGGGCGAGGCCCTGCCAAGCTGGAAAATCATGGCTGCAGGCCTCGTAATAGCTGGTTTAGTGGTAAATCTTTTCTGGCCCGCATTGCGGGAGCGAAGTCGTCATTTTTTTTAAAACGGCTTTTATCACTAGGGGCTAATGTAAAACCCTAATACAAACCCCTTTTTTTGCCTCTACATTGACTGTAAGATGGCTATTCGTTTTAAGTTGTACCCAAAAAAGAACTTATTTAATTAGCATTTTTAGTCATGGAGACTTTATGAATATTCGTCGTCACATTTTTGCAGTAGCTGCTACTGCCATGTTATCAACCGGAGCTTACGCTGCCGATATCAAAGTGGGTGTTATTGGCCCGTTCACTGGCGGCTCAGCTTCCATGGGCGTGAGTATGCGTGATGGCGTACGTTTGGCTACTAAAGAAATTAACGCTGCTGGCGGCATTGACGGCAACAAGATTGTTTTAGTTGAGCGCGATGACGA
This genomic window contains:
- a CDS encoding acyltransferase, with translation MQSKNHYLLVDFLKTFAAFAIVLHHFSNYGQLAEDAQNFLPTIMAWLFEYGRFAVQIFLVLGGYLAAKSLTRAKDLKNPHILLRTIFNRYIRLFTPYLVALIITITCAWLARFWVQDEFVGESETLGQFLAHLFFLQGILGLDSISAGIWYVGIDWQLYAILAILLGMFPAFRSAIWILAVVCVLSLLYFNRHGEYENYFIYFMGPYGLGVLAQLCKNYPDRLINRLASILMIVIGVAIVIGSFQQIWFRNLLAYVVAITLVFWGDWAYLDRWREKKNSRMHKLVNAILWSSRRSYCVFLIHFCFILLANTIYISWGMSQHHDGAMAIALMFFSIVASWQAANYLYRWVELPSRRIKF
- the yjgA gene encoding ribosome biogenesis factor YjgA; this translates as MHVNEKNRTPKKDDLDDGPSKSELKRLMTERQKLAEVLAALSSDALKTIPMDEAIKASIAETNKIKSFEAIRRHKQYLGKLMRFLDSEELDAIQKRLDAIQGVSKAETAKLHHLESYRDRLIANDETFTKMIEQYPDMDIQNMRTLIRNARKEKESNKPPKAYREIFRVLKEMGL
- a CDS encoding GMC family oxidoreductase, producing the protein MSTTSHQNTYDYIIIGAGSAGCMLAKRLTENPAKRVLLIEAGKNDNYIWIHIPVGYLYCIDNPRADWRFKTAAEKGLNGRSLLYPRGRVLGGCSSINGMIYMRGQEGDYASWVKATGDDSWSWQNALRRYKSFEDYHGSANQWHGKGGEWTVSQQRLRWPIMDVFREAAVQAGIPVSDDFNQGDNFGVGYFDVSQRKGWRLNTSKAFLRDAAKRSNLTVLTEAMVNKLLIDPSSKNCYGVQYIQDGKTVDVHCSNQNPDSQGEVILSAGAIGSVQVLERSGIGSAAHLNKLGIPVIADLPGVGENLQDHLQLRMIYKVNGIKTLNTKANSLLGKLMIGMEYVLKRSGPMSMAPSQLGAFAYSSPEQPSANLEYHVQPLSLEKFGEDLHSFNAITASVCNLRPSSRGTVHISSIDPEAPPVIAPNYLSTDVDRKVAADALRLTRKIVESPALKPYTPDEYKPGKQYQSDEELIKAAGDIGTTIFHPVGTCKMGRDDDPMAVLDSQLRVRGIHHLRVVDASAMPTITSGNTAAPTMMIAQRAAELLTGE
- a CDS encoding EamA family transporter is translated as MSSSKTLGSTQLHPGLPASHLLLALAIVAVWGTNFVVIKISLESFPPFLFAALRYIFALLPVVFFMPKPKVSWTNLCIYGLATGVGQFGVMYFAIDGLISPGLASLVIQTQVFFTIGFAMFFAKESLRLYQAVAVAVAMTGLVIIALHTDAMTTFLGLALVVFAGLSWGVANTVSRRAGAINMLSYVVWASAFSIPPLLIISLIFEGGATHLWGVTLVAPMGAWIGVLWQAWANTLFGYAAWGWLLSKHPAAIVAPAPLLVPIFGMGASAFFLGEALPSWKIMAAGLVIAGLVVNLFWPALRERSRHFF